Below is a genomic region from Helianthus annuus cultivar XRQ/B chromosome 2, HanXRQr2.0-SUNRISE, whole genome shotgun sequence.
aagacaactaattctagcataaatacaagaaaaggaacaaaagtagactgcccggaccctcaacggcacctcccaaggcaaaggagaagaaacagagtctgaacacgccccgtgtccagcgaacacgggggcgtgcccaggaagcagcagaaaagacaaaccagtagaagcttccattgcccaccacggggccgtgtccagcgggcacgggggcgtggtgaaagtacagcaggcgcattaattgtaattgcgaattacaattaatgaagagagagaatgtcagacgggcacggggccgtgtccagcggacacggggccgtgtccagccttctgtccagcctataaatagaggagcttggcttcattttctctcatcccttggcacaccacctctctcacacatcatccaccacccaccaccaccatagcaccatcatccaccaccatcatccattgtccatcgtagagtgtgtgagtcgtctcgggatccaagattgatcgtaagagttcttgacaatcaaggccatgtttgcctaagtctcttacatcacttggtgaagacaagtgtttagtataatactttttatttttaatcttttgcactttttatttggttttgtattaatgactttaataactagttacttatgttgaaggtgatctttccttatcgtttgtccgtggtgtcttggcattattttactgtctatataaaataaaagattttcaccattcatatctccacggtctatatggaggtatgttggctacctggtcgggggttaagggaacggtttggtaagggtcttgcccttgttcagcgtttagaggtcctgcttgggacctgggtcaaatttagtaggatctccttcaatgcccataggtattggatggcggggatccaaactctttgaccccctcataagttaactactattaatactataacccggctatttaggactgtatccctgctgactcagactacttagccgagggtaacgtcaccgccaaaagcggggcctaccacaatttgcattaataacttaattcattatctttcaataatccgaccctttaggattgtatccttgctgactcaaactactgggttgagggtaacgtcgccttcaaaagaggggcctactacaataactaagataatctcttaaacaagtgcaaaagtgcaaaaataatcaaaggttatactaatacacgtgtcggatccaagtgattcatcttgtctatctgtttttgttttatttttattttcagcatttagttagttttttatttttcttagtttaaaacatctttctaactttttgatttgattagacgttgaggataaaccggtattaaaagctcttgtgtccttggacgacctcggtatcttaccaacactatactacgtccacgatgggtgcacttgcccatatgtgtgtttagtgttaatgaatatcgtgttttataaatttaaaacttggctaaaagtgtaaaggggcttaaatactcatcaaaaatataataCACATCGACAAACATCAGTTGTACATAAATAAAAGAATGTATAGATGTATTTTGTATGTATAATAAGTGTAAATACGCATGAATTTGCATATAAGTATGTATGTGACAAGGATAATCATCAAGTATTTATGGATAATGTATAACACAAGTATATAAAAGATAGaattttcattatgattcaagtctcggattacaacGCATGAAATGAAATACGGATACAAAGGATTACAAGTTtccataaatggaaagtacaatgAACTTGTTAAATAAGGAAAGTTACAAAACGCGAGGCGTTACAATTAGGCCCTAGAGTTTCACCTAAAAAACACAATTCGtgatttttaaaagaaataaaaatatatcagttatatattatatattaaatattataaCAGTTTAATTTTCGTGTTATCAAATTTAACGTATGTGAACTCATGTAATTGTGTTATATATTTGTATTTGCAACACATTTTGACCTAAAGAGTGGTTTTTTATGATTCGATATAACTTAATTCGAGCGATTTAAATATAGATGAATTTGTTTTGCTTTTTATTATAATGAACCGAACCAATACTATCCAAGCAACACCGTTACCGGTACCATATACTCTTTGGGGATTTTCTCGGCGTGACGATATATATAAGTTATAGCAAGCGTTGGTACGGTAACAGTAGCGTGACGAATCGAACTGATACCGACCAAACAAcatcaattcggttttcgtttttATGATTTTCGGTCAATATATAACACATGTCGATATCCTCTTGGGCATATCCCAAGCGCGGGAATTCCACTagattttttttgaatggcaaattTCTTTACTCCTGTCGCCTGTGAGACTCGAACCCAATACCTCCCCTCGCAAGGTGTTTAAAGACATTACCTTTACCAATAGATCACCACCCCATTAGTAAGAATTTTAAAGGACTTGAACAATAGTAGGAGGTTGCCatcttattattattaataataataataataataataataataataataataataataataataataatacctttTTTATCCCAGACAAAAAATAATATACTATTGATTCATAGGTAATTTAGATGTTTCCTAGCATCTTTTGTTTGTATGATTATttgatttatatattataatcgATAATCTTCATTAATAAAAGGGAAAAAACAATAACGACAACTATATGTAAAATCTAATaactatatataatattatttaatacgTGGTTATTAATGTACAAATTTGTGTTCGTtaacttttaaaaaaaagttgaagTTGTATGTGTGTTAAATGTTTTTCTCTACATTCCGTTAACTTTTGTTGAAAACAGAATTGTATTAGAGAAGAGAGTTTTTGGTATCGTAAGTCATACGAATGCCAGCATCGTACTAGTACTATGACGAACTGAACCCGCTCTGATTGAACAACATCGTATCAATATTACTGAAcctttattttttagttttctttttcGGTTGCTATAGTAAGTTTCGGTATCATAACGAACCAAACTAAGACAGATAAAGTTCCCGCCGCAAAGCGCGAAGAATCCCCTACTTCTATataaggccatggggtatggggcttgggttgggggaaaacgcccaaggcaccaccccgggtgggcttgggttgggggcgtggcccttggggcttgggttccAAGCCGGGCGTGGGCGGgggagcaaggtgacatggcggtttgtgaatggcccattcaaactagccgttgggggctattttaaaaaaaaaaaatcttttttcctttataaatacttaccacattaacatttttctcacacaatatcaaacacataaaacacaatattgccatgagttcttcaagttatagtgaatcgtcatcatcatctgacgatggtgcggaaatatttctacaaacgatcgcgacggtggtgaaagctatcgtggaagacgaagacgatgaggaagagactcaacaacctaaacgggggagaaggtacatcgctcgtgaacggcacaccgctaacgatttgttggtaagcgattacttctcagcggaacctaagtatgatgaaaaaatgtttaggcgtcgttttcgtatgagtagaaacATATTTTTAAGAATATCTAGAGATCTTGAAGAGAAATATgtttatttccaacaaaaaccggatgtaaccgggcaattaggatttagtacgtggcaaaaggtcacggccgcacttaggcagttagcgtacggcaatagttcggacattatggatgactatttaaaaatgtctgcacgtgtagctagagaaactcttcacaacttttgttcgtgtattctagaactttataggaaaagatatttgagaaagccctccttcagtgacatgcaacaaatattggaacatcacgcagattatcatgggctacccgggatgctaggtagtttagattgtatgaaatggtcTTGGAAACTTTGTCCTACCCAATGGCAAGGCGCTCACACTAGTGGATTTCACGAGgtgccagccatcatgcttgaagcggttgcgtcccaagatctttggatatggcatgcgttcttcggtatgccaggttcacataatgatattaccatcataaaccactcgcctCTTTTCAATGATCAGGTAAATGGTATAGGACTCAAAGGAACTTTCTTTataaacggggttgagtacgtgtacgggtactacctagttgatgggatttacccagagtggggggttttcgtaaaatcgttcacaagacacggtacctcagatccaaagagattaaagtttaacagggtccagatggctgcacgtaaagacgtcgaacgagcattcggtgttttgaagaaaaggtggcgaatattggcaatgccttgtcgactatgggacaaggatcaaattggaaacgtgatgtacacatgtattattcttcacaacatgattttggaggatgaaggtagagcggtcgtaacctactatgatgatgatgacccccaaccaggtaacgtaacagacgaagataaatcggcaaatgaatttttaataaagtcaaggaatatacatcagaaccttcgagctgatttggtggaacatgtttcaacgattcctgggttcgaaaccgacgaagacgacgaagaatgataggtttttattttgtatgtttttttaataattatgtTGTATGTTTAGTAGTttttgattttatatatatatatatatatatatatatatatatatatatatatatatataaagctgatgtggcttggccacgccaGCCAAGCCACGCCCACCATACCCCCTTCAAAAGTGGATTGAAGCCTTGAGTTTTAAAAGTCCATGTGTCAAcaaatgcccaacccaagccccaacccaagctccaccataccccatggtatAATAACATTTTGAAACGTAAACAGTAATATTCTATCATTGTTCTATGCGTGGCTTTAGTTTCTACTTTCAAGGCATACAATATTATTGATTTATTTTCTTTTGATCAATTTATATTTATGACACTGAATTTTAATATATATTCATACAACTACTAAActttaataattttaacaaatttatcatataaaaagtttaataataattattttttataaatgaTTTACGGTTCGACACCAGAACTTTAATAAAGATACCATACAATTGtagtttaataaatttaatttttttaaactaatatttgttcttttaacttttttataataatttaattttttattttgcttattatttatttaattagcTAACTTTTAACTCTAGTCATGTTATTTAACTGTTTTGCTTGTTTATTTTTATCATCATTTAGATTAAAGCATACATGATCTAAATTAAACCTTCAATAGGTAACAAATTTAATTATCTTTTATTTACCTTATTATAGATAAATGTAACTTTTAACTCTAAGCACTATATTGCAACAAAGCCTACATCGTCTATAATAACCCATTAATATATTATGTAACATAGACATTCTTGCTAGCATCTTCCTGACAAGCCCGCCGTGAAGCACGGACTACGATAgtagttttaaaacattttcaagtttaagACTCCATCCTTGCACATGGATGGAGAggacaattttttttaaagttttgttGAACAAACACATGTTTTTGTCAAAACATCAAGTGAACATTCTTATAAGAAGAGTGACGCACCTTAGTATTATGGATGGTATTGGTGGACCTACATAGAGGTGTAACGGACTCCGATCTTAAAAACAATATATCCTTGGATTCTTAGGATAAGCATGAGTAATCAAATGCAATAAAGCATTGCAATTAGACCTCATACTTAGAGCTAACATTACATAACCTAACTGAGACATTATGGAATAAGCTAAATCTCTCTTAATGTCTTTTTGAGCAAGAGCTAAAGTAAGTTCGGAAAAAAATTGTTATTCTCCCTATcaaagagaaaaaaaaattattatatggGGTATGAGTGTGAAAAGGGGCCCGTAAAAGAAAAAGAATTTAGTGTAACTTGTAGGTAAATATTCCCGATCGCTCTCAAGAAAGTAAATCCTGAGTTAGCTACTGACGGATGTTCTTGGTTCTTATAACATAAATCATATTATTTGTATTTGGTCAGCTTTTGGGTCAACTAAACAAGCAACTAGCCTAATAGTCCAATTTGAGGTTTTGAATTTTAAATCCGGCCTCACATGAAACAAACACAATTCAACCAAAGGGCTACAATAAAATATTTCCATTTATTTCAAGTATACTGTATCGATGACAATTCAAGATGTCAAATTATAAGACAATGAGGATGTGTTTGTCTTGTAATGTATTTATCAAATACAACATCAGGATAtcagttaaaaaaaactacaaaACATGCTCATAAAAATGCCAAAAAAAAATGCTCATAAAATATGCAAAAAAAAAGCTcataaaaaaagaaaagaaaattataTTTTGAAATAATACTTGTCCGAGTACCGTAGAAGGAAAAAGAACATCATAATATACATGAATACATCATATTCATATGTGTTGAAGCCAAGGCAGCAAGTGGCAAACATGGTTATAATTAAAGGGGTCATGTAAGTAATCGTAATAGTGAAACACAAAAAGTAACACACTATCTCACcttcatatatacatataaatcccccccccccccctatatattaatttatatatacatatatacataaccctataaataccctttcACTCCTCATTATCTTACTTGAAACCAAACTTCACACGAAAATGGTCCAAAAACCTCACATCAAATGTATTATTATTTCACCACCCTCCCTCTTCTTCATCCTAATTGGATTCTTGATTGTCTTCACCGGAAAATCAAGACCGCCATTTGCTTGTGACCCAAGTAATAAGGTCACTAAAGACCTCACCTTTTGTCGCGTAAACCTACCGATAAAAGATCGAATTAAAGATTTGCTAGGAAGACTAACTTTGCAAGAAAAAATAAGCCTTTTGGTCAACAATGCAGCCGCGGTACCTCGACTAGGAATTCAAGGGTACGAATGGTGGTCCGAGGCGTTACATGGTGTTTCGGACGTGGGCCCCGGGACGAAGTTTCTTCCAACGTTTCTTGGCGCCACACAGTTTCCTCAAGTTATTACGACGGCTTCGACTTTTAATGACACTTTGTGGGAAGAGATTGGACAGGTTATGTTACGTTTCTTATTTCACTTTTTTAATGAAAGGATATATCATTTCATTACTAATGTTATTTGGCTGATAGTATTCGAATTATGCCAAACTAAAGTGTCAAAATTAATGTTGAGAATAACATCAATGGGAAACATGACTTGAATATATGGATTTCGCTTGTCAAAATAAACTTATGTTTTTCAATTATGAATTAAGTTATATATAAGCTAGTGAAGTAAAATTACCCTATTTATGCATAAtgaagagttcaaatgagaagatttTTTTTTGTAAGAAAAAGAAAGAACAATTTTTAACGAATAAGAATATAAGAATACTTTATTTTGCTTcatttaatatttatatttaatattattgtAAGGGCACATTGGTAAACTTAAATAGATCATTAATTAGTAGTCTTTCTCtttaattaactaaattaaatttgtaacttactTAAAAAGATATATTAAAAATAATGATAATTTAGAATGTAGGATAAGTTACgagatgtgtaggataaattacgagttgtgtataATAAATTTCGATATGTGTAAGATACATTttaatatgtgtaggataaattttcaTGTGTGTAGGCTAAATTTTTTATTGTGGAGGAttatagtctttatgactaatgaATTAgttaaagataataataaattaGATGGAAGAAAGTATttgatgttttacaatttgaccatttgttcttttttttctcaattaattttttttctcaaataaacCTCCCTCTTTATGCATATCTATCTATCATATATAATAAAGAAATCTACGAGGGATACGTATTATCCAATGCATCTATAAAGAAATCTACGAGGGATACGTATTATCCAATGCATCTATTTTTTCTTGTATTTCAGCTTCTCTCTTTCAATTAATTTAAGATAATATAGATTTAGGAAAATAGAGAAAGTTAAAACTAAAAATTTTACGGATAATAGGAGTTTCggtaaatttttagaaaattttaaatttgtctATTTTCCGAAATCTATACTATTATCATTAATTAatctaatatataaaatataattaagtGAAAGAGAGAGGCGGAAAAAAATTAGATGTCTCCTGACACATGTCCCTCataaatttcttttattatataagaTAAAAGATAAATTATATcatattatatttattaaaatgtGTAATACACAGGATTATAACTTAGTTATAGATATATAATATACACACCCATCATTTTATAAGTAGTAGTGATGCATAAAAGATTCACACTTAGTGAAAAAAATTCTATCATATTTAAGGTAACCTTTAGGTGGAAGTGCTTATTCCATATGCATTGGGCATTCATCCATCTATATTAACTATATTGTATATTTATATCTAATAAATAAGTAACTACCTAACGTCATATGTTACAATTTTGTAAGCACAAattatttttttcttatttaagcatatttgtattttatctcttatttttaaaatatatcttACATCAAAATATCATTTTATAGTTTCTAAATCTTAATTACTAAATCTTTATTGTTTCTTTTATTCAATCCATAATTCCATATAATTCACGTGTTTTAACCTTactgtgtgtatatatacataaaatatcTTACATCATTTTTGGTGCTAGTGCTACTGCGGTCACACTCACAAGTCAAAAGTCACGGGATAACCAAATTCTGCAGGCAGTGTCACAGACTCACAGGATAAACAAATTTTACTGCCATAAAAACAGTGCCTGTTTTTTTATGGAGAAATATGTTTTTTAATTGTACCTTTACTTGAAATAAATAATAGAAGGGCTTTCTTGCATACTAAAGAGGTTGAATTGTACTTAAAAAGCCCATACTTTTTATATGCTATATGACACATTGACACCAATGGACGATTTAATATGGGCCGGGTAGTGGGGTCTCTTTTGCTATTATAAGTTATAACCCATCCTACAAAAACACctttttattgtttatatatatatatcaattattCAAGATGACTAATTTTATCATTACAATTAAATTTAGTGTActttatataataatataatataagttgtatatttttttaaatatggtTTAAAATTTTAGGTGGTATCGAATGAAGCCCGAGCTATGTACAACGGAGGAATGGCGGGCCTAACCTTTTGGAGCCCGAATGTGAACATTTTTCGTGATCCAAGGTGGGGTCGTGGTCAAGAAACACCAGGAGAAGATCCAGCACTAGCCGCTCGGTACGCGGTTAGGTATGTTAAAGGACTTCAAGGCAATGTGGGTAATAGACTTAAGGTAGCCGCGTGTTGCAAACACTACACCGCGTATGATCTTGATAGTTGGCATGGCTATAATCGACATAGCTTTAATGCTAAGGTAGTTATTTAAAACTGTGATTAGTATTATCCTAATTATAATTGTAACACTTGTAAAAAATACATTTTTGTTTTTATGCAGGTGAGTAAACAAGATTTAGAGGACACATATAACGTACCATTCAAGGCTTGTGTTTTAGAAGGTAAAGTTGCAAGTGTGATGTGTTCATACAATCAAGTCAATGGAAAGCCTACTTGTGCCGATTCGAATCTCCTCAAGAGCACAATACGCGGGTCTTGGCGCCTCAACGGGTAAGACTTAGATAGTGAGTTTGCAATATAATAAATCATTAGTTCGGTTTCTTGGATTATCTCTAATTATTTATCTTAAAAAAGATACATCGTGTCGGATTGTGATTCGGTTGGAGTTATGTATACTGATCAACATTACACGGCTACACCAGAAGATGCGACCGCAGAGAGTATCAAAGCAGGTTTGTATCAAATTGtttaacatgttttgttttatgttGTGGGTTCTATTTATATGACTTTGTTTAACTTTCTAGGGCTTGATTTGGATTGCGGCCCGTCTTTGGCGGTGTATACCGAGGGGGCAATCAAACAAGGGAAATTAAAAGAGGTTGATGTTGATGGGGCCTTGGCAAACACCATTGGTGTTCAGATGCGTTTGGGTATGTTTGACGGGCCAAAACAGCCATATGCAAACttaggaatacatgatgtgtgcTTATTGTCGAGTAACCAACTTGCACTAGAAGCGGCCCGTCAAGGGATCGTTCTTCTAGAAAACCGTGGGCGAGGCCCACCTTTATCAACAGTGCGACATCGTACTGTTGCTGTTATTGGGCCCAATTCTGATGTCACTGTCACCATGATCGGCAACTATGCTGGTACGCATTATAAAAGTTGGTTTTCAACTTTTCattaaagtaaaaataaaatctaATATGTTTGGATGCATTAGGAATCGCTTGTGGGTATACAACACCATTACAAGGTATAGCGAGATACGTTAAGACGATCCATCAAGTGGGATGTAGTGATGTGAGTTGCAAAGGGAACCAGTTAATTGGGCCGGCCGAAAAGGCAGCCCAACAAGCCGATGCAACCGTGTTAGTTATGGGCCTTGATCAATCTATTGAAGCTGAAGAAAGAGACCGGGCCAACATACTATTGCCTGGACATCAACAAGAGCTAATATCTAGAGTTGCAAAGTCTTCAAGAGGCCCATGTGTACTCGTCATTATGTCTGGTGGCCCACTTGACATCACTTTTGCGAAAAGAGACCCTCGTATTTTGGCTATAATTTGGGCCGGGTATCCGGGTCAAGCCGGTGGAACTGCTATTGCAGATGTCTTGTTTGGAACAACCAATCCAGGTTCTAGAAATAAATAGATTTaaaattttcacaaaaccaatgggTTACATATGCTATTGGGCCTCACAAAGCACAGTAGGCCTTAATAAGGTACTAActtcatatttttttaattttgtaggAGGAAAGTTGCCTATGACATGGTACCCACAAGAGTACTTGGCTAAAGTACCAATGACTAATATGGGAATGCGGGCCGACCCAGCCCACAACTACCCCGGTCGGACCTACCGTTTCTACAAAGGGCCCGTTGTCTATCCATTTGGACACGGTCTAAGTTACACAACTTTCCATCATTCCATAGCTCAAGCCCCAACATCTCTTTCGGTTCCCATGCTACCAATCCACCTCGAAAACAACAACGCAACGGCTCTAACCAACGGGGTGCGCATATCACACACGAAATGCTCGACCCTCTTAACAACCCTACACATCAATGTGAAGAATACAGGAACCATGGACGGGACTCACACCATGATGGTGTTCTCGAGCCCGCCAGAAGGTAAATGGGCCACAAACAAGCAATTGGTGGGCTTTCAGAAGGTCCATGTGGTGGCTGGTGGGCTTCAAAGGGTTGCACTTGATCTTCATGTATGCAAACATTTGAGTGTGGTTGACCAATTTGGGATTCGAAGGGTTCCAATGGGTGAACACACACTTCACATTGGTGACATCAAACATTCTTTAACCATTAAACCAACAATTGAAGAAATCAAGTATTGATATTGATATTTTCTAATTAAACTTTTAACTATTTGAAGTTGGGAATTCTACCCTCCTTTTACCCTAGAGTAAAAACAGAAACTGTAAATGGGGTGTTATGTACAACCCATTAAACCGATTCAATGAATTAAAATAGTTTGGTAATGCTTTAGGcctttgtcattgtcagtctagATATAATGTTTGAGCATTAATTGAATTTTCATATGACAATTACATGTTAATCATTGGcatattataaatatatttcttTCATTGAGAAATTAAATTGTCATCACCGACATATTATTATCTAAAACTAGGGTGTAACGATCTGATCTGATCTGAGCCGAGCTTGACCTTGTTTAATTTCAAGTTTGGCTGGCTTAGTTTACGAGAATTCGAGCTCATCTCTATCACGGGCTGGCTAGCTTACTATTTATAAAACACTTAATtgttttatttatgtacaaatatttttttttatatatgagctacacaaataaataataatatatttggTCATATCTACATGTATAAAGGTTTGTTTAAGCTTGATACCGGAAGTTTAGACTTAAGCTCGTTTATTAAAGCTCAACTTTGGCTCATTTAAGCTAATTCAATATGCGTATCTCACAAGCAACTCAGTTTGTTTACATGTT
It encodes:
- the LOC110922997 gene encoding beta-D-xylosidase 1; this translates as MVQKPHIKCIIISPPSLFFILIGFLIVFTGKSRPPFACDPSNKVTKDLTFCRVNLPIKDRIKDLLGRLTLQEKISLLVNNAAAVPRLGIQGYEWWSEALHGVSDVGPGTKFLPTFLGATQFPQVITTASTFNDTLWEEIGQVVSNEARAMYNGGMAGLTFWSPNVNIFRDPRWGRGQETPGEDPALAARYAVRYVKGLQGNVGNRLKVAACCKHYTAYDLDSWHGYNRHSFNAKVSKQDLEDTYNVPFKACVLEGKVASVMCSYNQVNGKPTCADSNLLKSTIRGSWRLNGYIVSDCDSVGVMYTDQHYTATPEDATAESIKAGLDLDCGPSLAVYTEGAIKQGKLKEVDVDGALANTIGVQMRLGMFDGPKQPYANLGIHDVCLLSSNQLALEAARQGIVLLENRGRGPPLSTVRHRTVAVIGPNSDVTVTMIGNYAGIACGYTTPLQGIARYVKTIHQVGCSDVSCKGNQLIGPAEKAAQQADATVLVMGLDQSIEAEERDRANILLPGHQQELISRVAKSSRGPCVLVIMSGGPLDITFAKRDPRILAIIWAGYPGQAGGTAIADVLFGTTNPGGKLPMTWYPQEYLAKVPMTNMGMRADPAHNYPGRTYRFYKGPVVYPFGHGLSYTTFHHSIAQAPTSLSVPMLPIHLENNNATALTNGVRISHTKCSTLLTTLHINVKNTGTMDGTHTMMVFSSPPEGKWATNKQLVGFQKVHVVAGGLQRVALDLHVCKHLSVVDQFGIRRVPMGEHTLHIGDIKHSLTIKPTIEEIKY